The following proteins are encoded in a genomic region of Magallana gigas chromosome 1, xbMagGiga1.1, whole genome shotgun sequence:
- the LOC136269723 gene encoding IgGFc-binding protein-like, which yields MILYGDISSQPLYENSREDQVTTKQTEFYYQKLYEREIFLENQVNNFKKELDICTDSKTSMEKLTSPNPMSGQIKTLRSRGTQFIVVFMKNYFPSTRKIFITSENGVQINISTSPHLDPTLKTQIDQCVTIPSNKNFVIPRGFELNSFKKEVKSIFIETSAEVFVISHDKGSFTIGITTHIPLHKLSNKYVVISTEPDLSSFSFKSQLAVASTVDNTTISITFKMKRNLPLKIEGNTYYSGDIFNFSLNRYETYQIAHETDLTGTFIESSAPIAAFSGNDCNKLENIGACDHLSEQLPPIDSVDTIYIVPPNANDRDTLIRITSMESSNTTFVIGNVTQSLFINKLDYFDVRISSSQTCFIASDQPSLVTSFGLASSHSTFGDPSMTIVPGFNQYLSFYKIVVPSGYDFDYVSIMIKHSFKDSFRINGRVIEPADIVFEENVTAANLTYNVRTIQVSAGELTAYTVDDEKFGLMFAGVSYYEAYGFSGNSLLL from the exons atgattctgTATGGTGATATCAGTAGCCAACCTTTATACGAAAACAGCCGGGAAGACCAAGTCACAACTAAGCAGACAGAGTTTTATTACCAGAAACTCTAT GAACGAGAGATTTTCCTTGAAAACCaagttaacaattttaaaaaggagCTAGATATTTGCACAG ACTCGAAAACATCTATGGAAAAACTGACATCACCAAATCCAATGTCTGGTCAGATTAAAACCCTTA GAAGCAGGGGAACACAATTCATAGTGGTGTTTATGAAGAATTATTTTCCTTCAACTAGAAAAATCTTCATTACTTCTGAAAATGGagtacaaataaatatttcgACTTCGCCACATCTGGATCCCACGCTGAAAACCCAAATAGACCAATGCGTTACCATTCCATCGAACAAAAATTTTGTAATACCACGTGGATTTGAAttgaatagttttaaaaaagaagtaaaatctatttttatcgAAACATCTGCTGAAGTTTTTGTTATAAGTCATGACAAGGGATCGTTTACAATAGGGATCACAACGCACATCCCGTTACATAAACTTTCCAACAAATATGTTGTCATATCCACAGAGCCAGATCTGAgttctttttctttcaaaagtcAACTTGCAGTGGCCTCTACAGTCGACAACACAACAATATCAATAacttttaagatgaaaagaaatTTGCCTTTGAAAATTGAAGGGAACACGTACTACTCCGGAgatatattcaatttttcacTCAATCGTTATGAAACATATCAGATTGCGCACGAAACTGATTTAACAGGGACATTTATAGAGTCATCGGCTCCAATCGCAGCCTTTTCAGGCAATGATTGCAATAAGCTCGAGAATATAGGCGCCTGCGATCACCTCAGTGAACAGTTACCACCAATAGACAGTGTAGACACTATATACATAGTACCTCCAAACGCAAATGATAGAGACACTTTAATTCGTATTACATCGATGGAAAGCTCAAATACAACTTTCGTGATCGGGAACGTTACACAGTCCTTGTTTataaacaaacttgattattttgaCGTTCGTATTTCGAGCAGTCAGACTTGTTTTATTGCTTCTGATCAGCCAAGTTTAGTCACAAGTTTTGGTTTAGCTTCATCACATTCCACATTTGGAGATCCATCTATGACGATTGTCCCTGGCTTCAACCAATATTTAAGTTTCTACAAAATCGTCGTACCGTCTGGATATGACTTTGACTATGTATCGATAATGATCAAACATTCTTTCAAAGATTCTTTCCGCATCAACGGCAGAGTGATAGAACCAGCTGATATTGTTTTTGAAGAAAACGTAACAGCTGCTAATCTTACATACAATGTGAGAACAATTCAAGTATCAGCAGGGGAGCTAACAGCGTACACAGTGGACGACGAAAAATTCGGACTAATGTTTGCAGGAGTTTCATATTACGAAGCGTACGGATTTTCCGGAAATTCTTTGCTGCTTTGA